AGTAAATGCTCAAGTgaatgaaagtaaaaataaattctaacacCCTAATCTATGCAGCCTCCACAAATCAATCCCTTAAGTGTCACTTAGTACAGAAATGTCATTTTTAGCAGAGTTTCTTTTTGTCAGTGATAAGTATCAGGACTGTCAACTTCTTAAAACATTACCAAATGGGGGGCAGGGTATAGGctagtggtagagtgaatgctcagcatgcccaaggtccttagttcaatacccagtacctccattcaataaataaataaacctaattaccccattACCAAGCagtcttgggggtgggggaaggcaggAGACATCCACACCTCAACACCACACTAAAATTAGGTATCCAAAGAAGGATAACTGCTGTGGTCAATACTTACTATGCAATTTACATTTTGACAAGACAGGCTCTAAATTACCTGCTGCTGCTAAAATAAAGGAGACTTTCACTTCATTTTtacctttcaaaatatttcctatatCATGGGCATTTCCCTACCAACTCCTGAAAAATGTATCAGTATTTttggtaataaaaaaaaacaaacactgatCATTGTTACATTAAATTATTGCCCTTAAGACTTGTTTGGACTCTCTCAAGAATCAGTTTTTCCTGCCCTCCAGTGCATACCTTAGATACCAAAAACTTGCTTTATAAAACAATGGCTTTCAAAATACAGCACATGAAACTCACTTTATGGTCTATAATTTTGTTTGCACCGTCACATTTTAAAACAGGGATTTCAGCTGGCTTACAACTTGCTGTTTAAAACATATACATATGAAGATAAGTTAAAAAGACATAATAACCATAAAACCTAGAAGTCTGCATTTTAGTATTAAAGGTAATGACTTGATGAAAGGCTAAAACTTAGGTATAGCACTGCTGTAAATTAGGCTGCAACTGAGTCAGGAGAAGAGATAgtttgtctttcagttttgggggCAACTTAAATTTCGTATTATGGTTAACTTACCTGTATGATCTACTATAATAGTCCCGATCATCATAGCCTCGATCATATCCTCTGTCATAGTAATCCCGACGGCGTGAGCTGCCACTATGAATAACAAATTAGTAAGATTTATATAAATTTGATTTTACCTTTAATAGTTTAATTTCCAGTATAAGAAAAATGGTCTGATGACGAACATTTAATTACCCAGCAAAGGTCAGAATCTGTTATTTCTTTATGATAAAATGGGATGCGATCTATTCAATGGTATCAAAATTGTGCCACCAACAGAATGTTTCCACTGAACATAGGTTTAGCCAGTCTGAAATTCCAAAGATCCTCCCGCCCCCATCATGCACAGTTCTTCGAAGTTAAACTGAACTGTATATCAAATTTtaacaaacttgaaaataaacTTACTAGGTAGGTCTCCCCATGTAGATTCCTGGTGTTGGGGTATGTGGTCTTTTTGTTATAGAGAAATCAACTCTGATCCTACGTCCATCAAGCTCCATTCCATTGGCACGCTCTTTTGCCTTCAAAAAACCACGTAAGTTGTCATATACATCCTGGACAAAGCCCCGAACTATCCAAAAAATAACTATACATAAAGTCCAACTGGAGGTTTCAGGCCAGAACATTATGGATTTTCTGTccattaaatatttgtaaaagctaACCATAAAAGCCCAGAGAAGTTTgcctaaaaagacaaaaatgccaGTTTAACCCATACATACTTGAAGTAATTATTCTACTTAACTACAGTTTGACAGTGCTTGCACctctaaatacatacatacatagctGACAAACTATGACCCATGGGCTAAGAATTTAAATGGCTGGGGCGGGGGGGATCAAAATAATATTCTTCATaaatgaaattacatgaaattcagtTTAGTTACcataaatgttttattgaagCACAGCCCCAGTCATTACTTTGCATACTACATACGGCTGCTTTTACATTACATTACAATGGCAGGCAGAGTTGAAAAATTGTCACTGAGATCTTACGGTATACACAgcccaaaatatttactgtctgatcCTTTACACAAGTTTATGGATCCCTGGCCTGCTATGGAAGCAAAAGGCTAGGATGGAGAAAGTTTGAATTACATGTATTTCCTTCATCTAGAATATACACTAAATGAAACAGTACGCACTTAAGGAAAAAATATCCCAAAGACTCAGCAGTTTGCTtacaatttatttaaagaaaccCCCCCTCACCTGAATAGAATTTAAACTTCTAATTCCAATTATGCTACTTTCTAGTTTGTTTAAAGCCTCCAAACAGTTTTTGGCACTGCTGATTCAGATACAAAATATGCTGTCTTTCAAGAAGCTAACTGCGGtcccatgaaaaaagaaaaaagaaaaccaggaggCCTATACTGTTAATAACCTTGGGCAAATCCTATTTACATCTCTTGGGATCAATCATtaccaaaatgaaaatgtatgccATCTTAAAGCATCCCTTTAATTAAATCTCTATTACTTGCACTCAGCTTTCAATTCTTCTTTTAGTAAATGAACttactctatttaaaaattagtttatggtttttaaaaattagtataatcttcacaaaaattataTAAACTATGTAGTTTTATTTAGGGCTCATGTACTAATCTCAATATTGATCTCAGAAGGCTTGTCATTAAGTTTCTCAAGCCTTTCCCTTGCTTATACTGTCCCTAGAGATGACTTCAGCTATCATCCTTATGTATTTAAAGTCCAAATTTCTTAAATGTGGCCTAGATTCACACAATGATGTATTTTTAGTCTACGtactaaaatgttttttattttgtaaattttgcCTCAAATcaacatcaaaatataaaatcactTGCCAGTATATACTCAAAACCAGTTCCTTTCACCTGAGCCATGACTTTTATCagctttttaatcagtttttctccattttacaaagtAACTCAATGTAAACAGAGGTTAAATTTTCTAAATGAGCGTATCATTATCTTAATATTTTAGAGATCTGTATTGAGACACATATCACATCTGGAAACAGTCAACTACACTGGAATTTACTTCAAATAATGTGGTAGGAGACCAAGTTGGAATACAGAACCAACTgtcatatttttctgttattctggatacatttgaaattttccaaattaaaaggcTGGGGAAAAAGTTCATTTTATTGACTTCAATAGCTGTTCTCAGAAGAATAGATTTCCTTTAGCTCAAGGTACAGTTAGAAAAGGCAAAAATTGTCCTTATCCAAGTACTTGAAGTTAACAATAAGACTGGTATTTTTACGAAGTTACAAGACTTTTACTTACTTCCTTGGCATCAtctacattttcaaaatatacaaaggcaAATCCTCTTGAACGTCTGGACTGCTGGTCATATACAATAGACACATCAGCAATTGGGCCATA
This portion of the Vicugna pacos chromosome 1, VicPac4, whole genome shotgun sequence genome encodes:
- the TRA2B gene encoding transformer-2 protein homolog beta isoform X3, producing the protein MSTRRRHVGNRANPDPNCCLGVFGLSLYTTERDLREVFSKYGPIADVSIVYDQQSRRSRGFAFVYFENVDDAKEAKERANGMELDGRRIRVDFSITKRPHTPTPGIYMGRPTYGSSRRRDYYDRGYDRGYDDRDYYSRSYRGGGGGGGGWRAAQDRDQIYRRRSPSPYYSRGGYRSRSRSRSYSPRRY